TAGAATGATCCCCGTGGAAGGAAGGAGCCATCAGAATGGGCTTTACTCCGCCATAGACCTTCATTTCTTCACCAGACACTGCATTGACTATGATAGGGACAATCGATGATGATACAGGCTCGAGTCTCTGCTTCTTTGGCTTCTGTTCCAGCTGGTGACCTTGCAGAAAACTGCCCACCACAACCTGATGCAGTCAAAACAGTTTGGAGGAAAACATTAATTACAGAATTCGTTTTTTAGATAGTAAACTACAATACCACAACCAATTTATAACATAATATCGAAGTGCTAGATTACTTGATGGTCAAAATAACAATTTAAACTTGTCAAAATTACTATATAATTGTATAATGATGTTACCTGCACGGGGCCAGCAGCGATCAGCATACCAGCAAGTCCACCCCCAACCACTCTACCGTCTGGACCTGCCAAAGCAACACTCATGCCACCGGATCTGCTCTTTGTTACTGCATTCTCAGTTGGTATATACGATCCTGACAAGGACAGTATCTCAAAGCGGCCCTGTAAAATCAGCAAAAAGAATTTGAGATGTTCTGAGCAACAATGACATATACTGTCTTTTCTTCAAGAACGAGAACTTCCATGATCATAAAGAAAATACTACTGAACGTTATGTTCTTATATATAGAGCGATTAAAAACAGAACGCAACATGCACGAGACCGATTACGTAAATAGCTTGCAGCCAGGAACTTACATTGATACAATAATAACTAATAACAGATAATTTCAAAGACAAGCACACTGCCGTACCTCATACGTTAAAGTACCCCCAGAAGAACTGGCCTGCCTAAGTGTAACATTTGAAATGGTACCATTTGCGGAAAGTATGCAAATAGCTCGAGCTCCTTGTTGAGAGAATGACATGATCTTCATTGTAACATCCTGCAAGAACCATAATTACCATCAGAAATCAAGTACAACCTTGATCCATAGCAATAGTACTGGAAGAGGACCTGAATCAACTTTCtagtttgtaatttttgtttgacGTTGTTTTTTGCTCGTCTTTTAAACGTCTACAAGAATAATAACTGGTTTCACGAATTCTAAGATGAAAAGCTTTCGGTATCAATTAGAATAGTAGACCCGACAGTTTGTACTGACATGAATAtttgtttcacatataacaaTTTTCTGATGCATACCTCGCCGGAATGGACAGTAAGGATGTGTGGTGTAAAGTTTGCACCAACCGAGTATGCAATTTTCTCacctacaaaaaaataaaaaccgtcAGTGAATCCCAAATCAAATGATCATTTTAAAAATTGGAATTTGCATGATTAAAACGCCCAGAAGTATCccaattaaaatacaaaattctAGTTCAAGGATCTAATCACCAAAACGTAGAGCAATCAAAGAGACGAAACATTAACAAACAAGTGAAGTCTCATCTAATGAACATAATACTCGTAAACCTGAAAACGACAATGCAAGGAGATAATTAGATGAATTCTAGGGGGATAAAGAAGAACAAAGCCCGGAAATTGTTGCCTAGTTCACAAGCAGAAATAATCGCCTCAAACCAAAATGATTACCTAATAATAGAAATTGAAAACTCCATTAATTTCATAACAAAGGTCACAGTTACGCCTAAGGGTGGCTAAAGAAACTGCTCGTAATCCTCAGGAGACGGGAGCT
This region of Malus domestica chromosome 07, GDT2T_hap1 genomic DNA includes:
- the LOC103439665 gene encoding AT-hook motif nuclear-localized protein 6; protein product: MQMEEKDNKLVSGVAVSGENAPDDYRIAPRNENPSPCGGPTTAAAPTASPMSLTGIGTDGKKKRGRPRKYGPDSKPVPSSALSPMPISSSIPLTGEFSAWKRGRGKPVDSIKKSHKHDVFGNSGEKIAYSVGANFTPHILTVHSGEDVTMKIMSFSQQGARAICILSANGTISNVTLRQASSSGGTLTYEGRFEILSLSGSYIPTENAVTKSRSGGMSVALAGPDGRVVGGGLAGMLIAAGPVQVVVGSFLQGHQLEQKPKKQRLEPVSSSIVPIIVNAVSGEEMKVYGGVKPILMAPSFHGDHSNSLNPVHSYKNSASESKSLLLQEESKGSGQANCEVSY